The Epinephelus lanceolatus isolate andai-2023 chromosome 1, ASM4190304v1, whole genome shotgun sequence genome has a window encoding:
- the LOC117256661 gene encoding blue-sensitive opsin produces MRGNRPVELPEDFWIPIPLDTNNITSFSPYLVPQDHLGSLGIFYSMSAFMFFLFVTGTGINILTIACTVQYKKLRSHLNYILVNLAVANLLVSSVGSFTCFYCFAFRYMILGPLGCKIEGFTATVGGMVSLWSLAVVAFERWLVVCKPLGNFAFKPNHAIACCAMTWVFALMAAVPPLVGWSRYIPEGMQCSCGPDWYTTNNKFNNESYVMFLFCFCFSVPFFTIVFCYSQLLFMLKAAAKAQAESASTQKAEREVTRMVVVMVLGFLVCWMPYASFALWVVNNRGQPFDLRLATIPSCLSKASTVYNPIIYILLNKQFRSCIQKMLGMSGSDDEESSTSQSVTEVSKVGPA; encoded by the exons ATGAGGGGAAATCGTCCAGTGGAGCTCCCAGAGGACTTCTGGATTCCCATCCCTCTGGACACCAACAACATCACATCCTTCAGTCCATACCTAGTTCCTCAGGACCACTTAGGGAGCCTTGGGATATTTTATTCCATGTCAGCATTTATGTTCTTCCTGTTTGTGACCGGTACAGGCATTAATATCCTCACTATCGCATGTACTGTTCAATATAAGAAGCTCCGCTCTCATCTGAACTACATTCTGGTGAACTTGGCTGTGGCAAACCTTCTCGTCTCCTCTGTCGGCTCCTTCACCTGCTTCTACTGCTTTGCCTTCAGATACATGATTCTTGGTCCACTGGGGTGCAAGATTGAAGGATTTACAGCAACTGTTGGTG GTATGGTCAGCCTGTGGTCTCTGGCTGTGGTAGCATTTGAGAGATGGCTTGTCGTCTGCAAGCCACTCGGGAACTTCGCCTTCAAGCCTAACCATGCTATAGCTTGCTGCGCAATGACTTGGGTGTTTGCTTTGATGGCTGCAGTTCCTCCTCTGGTTGGATGGAGTAG GTATATCCCAGAGGGCATGCAGTGCTCCTGTGGACCAGACTGGTACACAACCAACAACAAGTTCAACAATGAGTCCTATGTGATGTtcctcttctgcttctgcttttctgtccctttcttcACCATCGTTTTCTGCTActcacagctgcttttcatgTTGAAAGCG GCAGCGAAGGCCCAAGCTGAATCTGCCTCCACCCAGAAGGCAGAGCGGGAGGTGACCAGGATGGTGGTCGTCATGGTCTTGGGCTTCCTGGTGTGCTGGATGCCTTACGCCTCCTTTGCTCTTTGGGTCGTCAACAATCGAGGGCAGCCTTTTGACCTGAGACTGGCAACCAttccctcctgtctgtccaAAGCCTCCACAGTTTACAACCCCATTATCTACATCCTCCTAAATAAACAG